The following proteins are co-located in the Armatimonadota bacterium genome:
- a CDS encoding PFL family protein, which translates to MRFLATEEILETLRMIQLENLDIRTITMGISLRDCGDSDGAKARRRMREKITSCAARLVPVAEAIEKDLGIPIINKRISVTPLALVAEACDEEDYVEFARTLDAAAAEVGVNFIGGFSALVHKGYTTGDARLIASIPQALAATERVCASVNIATTQAGTNMDAVRQMGEVITRTARLTADEGGIGCAKLVVFANAAEDNPFMAGAFHGIGEPECVINVGVSGPGVVKRALEQAPDADLGVVSETIKRTAFKITRMGQLVAQEASRRLGVPFGIVDLSLAPTPVVGDSVAHILEEMGLERCGAAGTTAALALLNDAVKKGGAMATSYAGGLSGAFIPVSEDAGMIRAASEGVLSIEKLEAMTAVCSVGLDMIAVPGDTPAATIAAIIADEAAIGVVNNKTTAVRIIPVPGGEVGQLVEFGGLLGTAPIMPVRALDSSRFVSRGGRIPAPTGGLRN; encoded by the coding sequence ATGCGCTTTCTTGCCACTGAGGAGATACTCGAGACCCTGCGAATGATCCAGCTTGAGAACCTGGACATCCGCACCATTACTATGGGCATCTCGCTGCGTGACTGCGGCGATTCCGATGGCGCGAAAGCACGGCGGCGCATGCGCGAGAAGATTACCTCCTGTGCCGCGCGGCTGGTGCCCGTGGCTGAAGCGATCGAGAAGGACCTGGGCATACCGATCATCAACAAACGCATCTCGGTGACTCCCCTCGCGCTGGTGGCCGAAGCCTGCGACGAGGAGGACTACGTGGAGTTCGCCCGGACGCTGGATGCCGCGGCGGCGGAGGTGGGCGTAAACTTCATCGGGGGCTTCTCGGCGCTGGTCCACAAGGGCTACACGACGGGTGACGCGCGCCTCATCGCCAGCATCCCGCAGGCTCTCGCAGCCACGGAGCGAGTCTGCGCTTCCGTCAATATCGCGACCACCCAGGCCGGCACCAATATGGATGCGGTGCGCCAGATGGGTGAGGTGATTACCCGGACCGCACGGCTCACGGCGGACGAGGGCGGCATCGGCTGTGCGAAGCTGGTGGTGTTCGCGAACGCCGCCGAGGACAACCCCTTCATGGCCGGCGCATTCCACGGCATCGGCGAGCCGGAATGCGTCATCAACGTGGGCGTCAGTGGTCCGGGGGTCGTAAAACGCGCGCTGGAGCAGGCTCCGGACGCCGATCTCGGTGTGGTGTCCGAGACCATCAAGCGGACGGCTTTCAAGATCACGCGCATGGGGCAACTTGTGGCCCAGGAGGCCTCGCGCAGGCTCGGCGTGCCCTTCGGCATCGTGGACCTGTCCCTCGCGCCGACCCCGGTGGTGGGCGACAGCGTGGCCCACATTCTCGAAGAGATGGGTCTGGAGCGCTGCGGCGCGGCGGGGACAACCGCCGCTCTTGCCCTGCTCAATGACGCCGTGAAAAAAGGCGGCGCGATGGCCACCAGTTACGCCGGTGGCCTCAGCGGCGCGTTCATCCCGGTGAGCGAGGATGCGGGGATGATCCGGGCGGCCAGCGAAGGCGTGCTGAGCATTGAGAAGCTGGAGGCCATGACCGCGGTCTGCTCGGTGGGACTGGATATGATCGCGGTGCCGGGCGACACCCCGGCGGCGACGATCGCGGCGATCATCGCGGACGAGGCGGCCATCGGCGTGGTGAACAACAAGACCACCGCGGTGCGCATTATCCCGGTGCCGGGCGGCGAAGTCGGACAGCTTGTGGAGTTCGGCGGCCTGCTGGGCACCGCGCCGATCATGCCCGTTCGAGCGCTGGACAGCTCTCGCTTCGTGTCGCGAGGCGGCCGGATTCCCGCTCCGACAGGCGGGTTGAGGAACTAG
- a CDS encoding ACT domain-containing protein, with amino-acid sequence MKVVITVLGKDRVGIIARVSTALAESNVNILDISQTILQDYFTMLMLAEILDENLSVEALGQRLDEVGKDLGVQVRVQAEAIFSAMHRV; translated from the coding sequence ATGAAAGTCGTCATCACCGTCCTTGGTAAGGACCGGGTGGGCATCATCGCCCGGGTCAGCACCGCTCTGGCTGAGAGCAACGTGAACATCCTGGATATCAGCCAGACCATCCTGCAGGACTACTTCACCATGCTCATGCTGGCCGAGATTCTCGACGAGAACCTGAGCGTCGAAGCCCTCGGGCAGCGGTTGGATGAAGTGGGCAAAGACCTGGGCGTGCAGGTGCGTGTGCAGGCCGAAGCGATCTTCAGCGCCATGCACCGTGTGTGA